Proteins from a single region of Oncorhynchus tshawytscha isolate Ot180627B linkage group LG03, Otsh_v2.0, whole genome shotgun sequence:
- the gad1a gene encoding glutamate decarboxylase 1, with protein sequence MAASAPSSSGNEPDPNSTNLRPPGSSYDAWCGVAHGCSRKLGMKICGFLQKNNNLEEKISSFKERSSKDLLDNSDRDSRFRRTETDFSNLFARDLLPAKNGEEPTMQFLLEVVDILTNYVRKTFDRSTKVLDFHHPHQLLEGMEGFNLELSDQPESLEQILVDCRDTLKYGVRTGHPRFFNQLSTGLDIIGLSGEWLTSTANTNMFTYEIAPVFVLMEQLTLKKMREIIGWPDGEGDGIFSPGGAISNMYSVMIARYKFFPEVKTKGMTAAPRLVLFTSEHSHYSIKKASAALGFGTENLILLSTDERGRVIPADLEAKVIDAKARGCVPMFVNATAGSTVYGAFDPIHEIADICEKYNMWLHVDGAWGGGLLMSRKHRHKLCGVERANSVTWNPHKMMGVPLQCSAILVRERGVLSGCNSMCAGYLFQPDKQYDVSYDTGDKAIQCGRHVDIFKFWLMWKAKGTIGFEQHIDKCLDLSHYLYTKIKGRKGYQMVFDGEPQHTNVCFWYLPPGIRDMPDGQEKREKLHKVAPKIKALMMESGTTMVGYQPQGDKVNFFRMVISNPAATRSDIDFLTDEIERLGQDL encoded by the exons ATGGCGGCGTCTGCACCTTCCTCGTCTGGCAACGAACCGGATCCCAACTCGACAAATTTACGACCACCAGGCTCAA GCTATGACGCTTGGTGTGGAGTTGCTCACGGATGTTCTAGAAAATTGGGAATGAAGATATGTG GATTTTTGCAGAAGAACAACAACCTCGAGGAGAAGATTAGTTCCTTCAAGGAAAGATCGTCTAAGGACCTGCTGGATAACAGCGACAGGGATTCCCGTTTCAGACGCACCGAGACGGACTTTTCCAATCTATTTGCTAGAG ATTTATTACCAGCTAAAAATGGAGAGGAGCcaactatgcagtttttgttgGAGGTGGTGGATATTCTCACAAACTACGTCCGGAAGACTTTCGACAGATCCACCAAGGTCCTGGACTTCCACCACCCCCACCAGCTGCTGGAAGGCATGGAGGGCTTCAACCTGGAGCTATCTGACCAACCTGAATCTCTGGAGCAGATCCTGGTGGACTGTAGGGATACCCTGAAATATGGAGTGAgaacag gTCACCCCAGGTTTTTCAATCAGCTATCTACTGGCTTAGACATCATTGGCTTGTCAGGAGAATGGCTCACCTCCACTGCAAACACTAACAT GTTCACCTATGAGATTGCCCCAGTCTTCGTGCTCATGGAACAGCTGACGCTGAAGAAGATGAGAGAGATCATTGGCTGGCCTGATGGAGAGGGCGATGGGATCTTCTCACCAG GTGGAGCGATATCCAACATGTACAGTGTGATGATCGCCCGCTACAAGTTCTTCCCTGAAGTCAAGACCAAAGGCATGACTGCTGCCCCCAGACTGGTGCTCTTCACCTCCGAGCAT AGCCACTACTCTATAAAGAAAGCCAGTGCTGCTCTGGGCTTTGGAACAGAAAACCTGATCCTGTTGAGCACAGATGAGAG AGGGAGAGTCATTCCCGCTGATTTGGAAGCCAAGGTCATCGATGCCAAGGCGAGG GGTTGTGTCCCAATGTTCGTGAACGCTACAGCTGGTTCCACAGTGTATGGAGCATTCGATCCCATCCACGAGATTGCAGACATCTGCGAGAAATACAACATGTGGTTACATGTGGAT GGTGCGTGGGGAGGAGGCCTACTGATGTCCAGGAAGCACAGGCACAAGCTGTGTGGCGTAGAGAG GGCCAACTCGGTCACCTGGAACCCTCACAAGATGATGGGTGTGCCACTGCAGTGTTCTGCCATTCTGgtcagagagagg GGAGTTTTATCAGGCTGCAACTCCATGTGCGCTGGCTACCTCTTCCAACCAGACAAACAGTACGATGTATCGTACGACACGGGGGACAAGGCCATCCAGTGTGGACGACATGTAGATATCTTCAAATTCTGGCTCATGTGGAAAGCGAAG GGAACAATAGGGTTTGAACAGCACATCGACAAGTGTTTGGACCTCTCGCATTATCTCTACACTAAAATAAAGGGTCGCAAGGGCTATCAGATGGTGTTCGATGGAGAG CCCCAGCACACGAATGTCTGCTTCTGGTACCTTCCACCAGGCATTCGTGACATGCCCGATGgtcaggagaagagggagaagttgCATAAG GTGGCCCCCAAGATCAAGGCGTTGATGATGGAGTCTGGAACTACCATGGTGGGCTACCAGCCTCAGGGAGACAAGGTCAACTTTTTCAGAATGGTCATCTCCAATCCTGCCGCCACCAGGTCAGATATCGACTTCTTGACTGATGAGAttgagagactggggcaggactTGTAA
- the LOC112236484 gene encoding Golgi reassembly-stacking protein 2 has translation MGGAQSIEIPGGGSEGYHVLRVQENSPGHRAGLEPFFDFIISISDTRLNKDDDTFKDLLKVNVEKPIKMLVYSSKTIELREATVTPNNMWGGQGLLGVSIRFCSFEGANENVWHVLEVEPNSPAAMAGLRPHTDYVIGADTVMNESEDLFSLIETHEGKGLKLYVYNTDTDNCRDVVIIPNFEWGGEGSLGCGIGYGYLHRIPTHTFEKGKNISVPGHIPSEPVSPLKDGFTEVQLSAVSSQSAVPSDPAGLEQNLFDLSASSAPLTVPSALQTGVPTVPMLPSQVSHLLSTIPPVIPATTLPGFPPLAPLPPLNLSMFNSQLPLVPGVTPSEFTLPPSSARGNSQ, from the exons ATGGGGGGTGCACAGAGCATCGAAATACCTGGAGGAGGATCCGAAGGTTATCACGTCCTCAGG GTGCAAGAGAATTCCCCTGGGCATCGTGCAGGATTGGAACCATTCTTTGACTTTATTATTTCCATCAGTGACACAAGATTG AACAAAGATGATGACACATTTAAAGACTTGCTGAAGGTGAATGTGGAGAAACCCATCAAGATGCTGGTATACAGCAGCAAGACGATTGAGCTGAGGGAGGCAACAGTCACACCCAACAACATGTGGGGAGGTCAGGGGCTTCTGGGTGTCAGCATCCGATTCTGCAGCTTCGAAGGAGCCAATGAGAATGTGTGGCATGTTCTG GAAGTGGAGCCAAACTCTCCTGCAGCCATGGCTGGTTTGAGACCACATACTGACTATGTCATAGGTGCAGACACTGTCATGAACGAG TCTGAGGATCTCTTCTCCCTCATTGAGACGCATGAAGGGAAAGGGCTTAAGTTGTATGTGTATAACACTGACACGGACAACTGTCGCGATGTGGTTATCATTCCAAACTTTGAATGGGGTGGAGAGGGCAG CCTTGGCTGTGGGATTGGCTATGGCTACCTGCACAGGATACCCACACATACATTTGAAAAGGGTAAGAACATCAGTGTTCCTGGACATATTCCAAGTGAACCAGTTTCCCCACTTAAGGATGGCTTCACAGAG GTTCAGCTCTCTGCTGTCAGTTCTCAATCTGCAGTGCCTTCTGATCCAGCTGGGTTGGAACAAAATCTCTTTGACCTGTCAGCCAGCTCAGCTCCTCTCACTGTCCCGAGCGCTCTTCAAACAG GAGTACCTACTGTGCCAATGTTGCCTAGCCAAGTCAGCCACCTGCTAAGCACTATACCTCCAGTCATCCCTGCTACCACATTACCAG GTTTCCCTCCATTggcccctcttcctcccctaaaCCTATCCATGTTCAACTCCCAGCTGCCTCTGGTCCCAGGAGTAACTCCATCAGAGTTCACTCTCCCACCTAGCTCCGCAAGAGGCAATTCCCAATGA